The following are encoded together in the Ictalurus punctatus breed USDA103 chromosome 1, Coco_2.0, whole genome shotgun sequence genome:
- the LOC108264572 gene encoding histone H1.0: protein MAETAAAPAAAKAKKAKSPKKATSHPKYSDMIQAAVVADKSRGGASRQSIQKYVKSHYKVGDNADAQIKLALKRLVATGFLRHTKGIGASGSFKLAKAEEPTTTKKKPTTTKKQPTSAAAKKKPKAAVKAKKPKAAAAKPKKAPKPKKVAAKSPGKAKKSRAAASEKKVNKKTAAAAERKKKSPVKVKKAVKKPKTAAKQKKVKTAAKKPKAKTASKKTAKKK from the coding sequence ATGGCGGAAACGGCAGCGGCTCCGGCAGCGGCTAAAGCCAAGAAGGCGAAATCACCGAAGAAAGCGACATCGCACCCGAAATACTCGGACATGATCCAGGCGGCGGTGGTGGCGGATAAAAGTCGCGGCGGCGCGTCGCGTCAGTCCATCCAGAAGTACGTGAAGAGCCACTACAAAGTGGGAGACAACGCCGATGCGCAGATTAAACTGGCGCTCAAGAGGCTCGTCGCCACCGGGTTCCTGCGCCACACCAAAGGCATCGGAGCCTCGGGCTCTTTCAAGCTCGCCAAAGCCGAGGAGCCGACCACGACGAAGAAGAAGCCGACCACGACGAAGAAACAGCCGACGTCGGCAGCGGCGAAGAAGAAACCCAAAGCCGCCGTGAAAGCCAAGAAACCCAAAGCCGCAGCCGCCAAACCCAAGAAAGCTCCCAAACCCAAAAAAGTGGCCGCCAAGTCCCCGGGCAAGGCGAAGAAGAGCAGAGCAGCGGCGAGCGAGAAGAAAGTGAACAAAAAGACAGCGGCGGCGgcggagaggaagaagaagtcTCCGGTGAAGGTCAAGAAGGCGGTGAAGAAACCGAAAACAGCCGCCAAGCAGAAGAAGGTGAAGACTGCGGCCAAGAAACCCAAAGCCAAGACGGCGAGCAAGAAAACGGCGAAGAAGAAGTGA